In Lates calcarifer isolate ASB-BC8 linkage group LG23, TLL_Latcal_v3, whole genome shotgun sequence, a single genomic region encodes these proteins:
- the sost gene encoding sclerostin, translating to MQVSLALLVSSSALLLLQGCCTAVKGWKVLKNDATEILPEYTENTRTPQEAIPQANNARNNSNSNTMNNRAKNGGRTANTVSYSASELSCRELRSTRYITDGSCRSAKPVRELVCSGQCMPAHLMPNSIVRGKWWRSSASDYRCIPAHSRTRRVQLQCPNGNTRTYKIRVVTSCKCKRFRPHHNQSVAKEVPKTQRNKKHSRLSQERKRNNTPLTGNSY from the exons ATGCAGGTGTCTCTGGCCCTCCTCGTCTCCAGCTCGGCGCTCCTGCTGCTCCAGGGATGCTGCACCGCTGTGAAAGGATGGAAGGTACTAAAAAATGATGCTACGGAGATTTTACCGGAGTACACTGAAAATACTCGGACGCCCCAGGAGGCAATACCACAGGCGAACAACGCCaggaacaacagcaacagcaacactaTGAATAACAGGGCGAAAAACGGTGGGAGAACAGCAAACACAGTCTCCTACA GTGCCTCAGAGCTGAGCTGCAGGGAGCTGCGTTCCACCCGTTACATCACCGACGGATCTTGCCGCAGCGCCAAACCCGTCAGGGAGCTGGTGTGCTCAGGCCAGTGCATGCCAGCACACCTCATGCCCAACTCCATCGTCCGCGGCAAGTGGTGGAGGAGCAGCGCCTCGGACTACCGCTGCATCCCAGCTCACTCCCGGACACGCAGGGTCCAGCTGCAGTGTCCCAACGGCAACACTCGGACTTACAAAATCCGCGTGGTCACCTCCTGCAAGTGCAAACGCTTCAGGCCCCACCACAACCAGTCGGTGGCCAAGGAGGTCCCGAAGACGCAACGCAACAAGAAGCACAGTCGGTTGTctcaagagagaaaaaggaacaaCACGCCACTGACTGGCAACTCGTACTGA